A segment of the Lolium perenne isolate Kyuss_39 chromosome 3, Kyuss_2.0, whole genome shotgun sequence genome:
TGCATCAGTAGAGCACGGTTATTTATTTCCCATTAGAATGTAATTGCTTAAAATTGAAAAAGAAAATGTTAAGTGCATGAATCGCTGCTAGCCTTTCTTACCTTTGATCCTAGAGAAGTATCACCCTTTTGATTCCCCTCGACAGATAGCAAAGGCTCATCCTCAGGTAGAGTACCAGTACGAGTGCTTATTGGATATTTGCCTACTTCAGGAGTCACATTCTCTCCAGATGCTATAACTGGGAGTTTCACCTCATCACCATCAAAGGTCTCTCCTGGTGGCGGAGAAAGCATCTTGAACACATATGTGTAAACAATAATTGCACCAACCTGTCAAAAATTCATTCAGCAAATGATCACAATGGTTACTCATATTCCTAATCCAAATGTCAAGCTGTTATCTTTGTGTTGTGTGCTAGTCATCTGTCTTAGAGAAAATCAAAAAACACATGAGAAAAGAAAAACACATACCCATTGACCAAAAGAGATATACGCATTTCCATCTTGGCTGCATTTATCAGAGTCACCAAAGGGATTTGATGGATCCCCGCATAGTGCTGCAATAAGAACAAGAGGTATATTTCCGATATTTCCTGTGTCAAAAGATAAGGGGTCATATCAGTAACTGATAGaagaacaaaaaaatgaaaatgcaAACTTGCTCAAGAAAAAAAGAAGCACCTATCCCGATGTGGATAACAGTAAACTTGAAGTACGGATAAGGAGGTCGGATGATGGACGCCACCACAAAGCCAATCAAAGAACCGGAAACGGCGCCTACAACAATATTTACTGGAATATACCACCTACAAAGTGCAAGAAGGGAGAATGTTAAAAGTAGGAAAAGAAGAACACAATAAAAGCAAAAGTTACCGCCCGAGGCAAAAAGGTAAGTATGCTATCATGGACAAACATGTAAGACAGAATCAGCTAGTTTCAAAGATGTAGCTTGATCAATTCTAACGAGATGGACACTGACGGTAACAAACAATATGGTAATTCAGATAGACTAGATAAATGAATTGGAATAGGTCATGAAGTGATTGTGTTACTTCAGTATATTGTTAGCGAAGAACTTTTACTGAATTAGTTCAAATCCATTCCGACCCTTAAAATTCAACCGGAACCAATTAATCCCCTGAAAAGTCATTCCTTTCGCTCTTGGATGGTAaccgtttttgtcttgttttgtaGAAACTTGGAAGTGTGGGAGCAACTTGTTTTTATCCAGGGTTCCTGACTTACATTTTCAGGGTATTCAGCAAGAGTAAATCCCACAATGATAATTTGAGTAAAAATGGATTAATAGTATATCACCCAGTAGCTTGCATGACGAAACCAAAGAAGTATATACATCACAATCAACAGGGCATACTagcagaaaacagagttactaaaTAATTTGACGAAGAAAGTAAACATGTACATCGGGAGCAACCCTTACCACAGCAGCAACTTCTCGAGCGTGATGGCGCTACCCAGTTGGGAAAATATAAGGCAAGGAAGCAGAAGCGAGAACACAAGCTGCACCAAAAAGTCAGAGCGTAAGCCGACGACGACGAAAGATCAATAATTCAAGCGAGCACTGTCAGCTGGCTATCGTCCTACGGCAGAGAGCACCCAACCACCATTCTTTGGCTCCGAGTGTGACTGCAGATCAATTAAGCATTTACTGACAAAGGAGAATGAAATAAGAAGGCTCACCCCGTTGAGAAGCTTGCGTCCGTTGGGCTGGAGTATGTTGACGTACTTGGTGGCCATGAGGAACCCCATGAAGCAGACGGTGAAGACCTTGGCGATGGGCAGCACGGCGTACTTGAGCATGGAGAGCACGGAGGTGTTGGTGGAGCCTCCCTGCGCCGCCGTGGCCAGCGCCTCCATGAGCGACCTCCTCTCCATCATGGCTCCTTGCCTGGCTGCGCTCAGAAGCAGGACCCACAGAAGAAGAATTCTGCAATCAAGAAGGCGGCTTTAGGGCTGCCAGATATAGGGGCAGCAGAAGGAAAATCCGAGGACTGCTTTTGACGTTCGGTTGCGCCAGGATTAGCCCAGCTGGAAGGAAAGTACGGAACACGCACGGCCGGCCAGCGTGCCGGATTAACCAAGTGTCGGTACTAACTAACTGCCTTCCAGTACAACACGGCGGGTGATGCGTGCGGGGAAGAGCCTCGAATCGAATTGGGGAAAAACAGCTGGAGGGGGCAGAAGGAAAAGTAGGCTGAACTAGATTCCAAACGAGGCCGACGGCCGCAAATGACGGCACCGGATTCCCGAGCGCGTCGGCGGCTGCCGCCACCGAATTCGGGCGGCCGGGGGATCCGGTTCCGCGAGCGAGGGCGACGTCAGCGTCCAGGCCGGCTCCGCCGGATTCGTCACGCCTCGCCCAACTAACTACTGCTGCTCACGGAAACCGCTCCGCGGGGAGCTCGGAGGTCGGACGCAACTGAGAGAATCCCGAATCAGCCGGCTGCGCAGGTAGTCCAATGCGCGAGACCACGGTCCACGCCGGCGGCCGACCGCCCCGAAAGGTTGCGCCTTCCAATGCCAAATAAAACAAAGAAACGGGATGTAATGATCCGAAGGAGAGCGAGAGAACCAACCGCGAAATCTAGGAGGGGATGCGCTCCTGCAGAAGCCCTCCTGTTCTTGAGGGTTGGAGCTCCGGTTGATGAAGCAGGTAGCGCTCGCTGGAGCAGAGGTGATTAGGAGTGTGGTTATGGCGAGCGGGGTTTCAACGGGGAGGAAGGAGGTTTGGTTTGAGGGGAAGGTGCGAGGGAAAGAGGGATGAATCTGGGTGACGGCTGAGGGAAAAGGACGAGAACGGGGTCGCGTAGGTGTGATGGTCTCTCCTCTCCTGTTCAGATGACACGCTGCTTGTTTATATCCTCTTTTGGATTCCGTAATGGAGGGTCTACGGCACAAGGCGAGCACCGCGAGGAGTGACGCTCCGTACGGCGTGATACGGCGGCCAGGTGGACGCCCGCCCGTCGATTAATGGTTTCTTAAAAAGAACCCTCTCAAAACTATTTCCAAAATTGGCCGTTTCGAGTAACGGTATGTCGCCGCCGCCGCAACACCCCGCCGGTGTGGCAAGGTGGGCCCGACAACTTCCCTTCATAGGGACGGTACCCTTTAGATCGGGTTAAACCGCCCCGGCCACACGAGCACCCCACCTACCTCCCTCACAAGTCAAACCCGCCCACAAACACGGAAGGGGTGGCCTAGGGTGTCCGCGGctccgctctctctctctcttcccccTCCCCCACCTTCAAATACTTCTCCAAAATCACCCAGATCTAAAGAATTCGGTGGTGGATTTCACTCTCCATCCCATATCCTTACGTATTCTCCTTCGATCTCCTCAATTTCATCCCCAAAAATTTTCATGTTGGCCCTATTTTGGCTAGCATATG
Coding sequences within it:
- the LOC127344812 gene encoding protein PIN-LIKES 6; translated protein: MMERRSLMEALATAAQGGSTNTSVLSMLKYAVLPIAKVFTVCFMGFLMATKYVNILQPNGRKLLNGLVFSLLLPCLIFSQLGSAITLEKLLLWWYIPVNIVVGAVSGSLIGFVVASIIRPPYPYFKFTVIHIGIGNIGNIPLVLIAALCGDPSNPFGDSDKCSQDGNAYISFGQWVGAIIVYTYVFKMLSPPPGETFDGDEVKLPVIASGENVTPEVGKYPISTRTGTLPEDEPLLSVEGNQKGDTSLGSKIMSYVGCVVKFLKDKQLLQPPIIASVFAIGIGVVPVLKNLIFTDDAPLFFFTDSCLILGEAMIPCILLAVGGNLVDGPGEGSQRLGMRTTVAIIFARLILVPMAGVGIVMLVDKLGFIPKDDKMFKFVLLLQHSMPTSVLSGAVANLRGCGKESAAILFWVHIFAIFSMAGWIIFYLTLLF